CCGCATGGCCCCAGCAGGGCTGAGCGGGCCTGTTGCCAGCCCAACCCCGTGCCTGGTCTGTGAGGGGCAGAGCATGAGCTGGCTTAGAGCCCTGAGTGAGCACCAGCTTGGGAGGGTGTGGGGAGTTGACTTCTTCCCTAACTCACTGCTCTGCGCCTGGCCCCTGCCTCTACAGGAGCAGGTGGTGAGGATGGCTCCGGGCCCGTGCGGGGCCTCCTCTCCCCATGCGGGGCCTCCCTGCCCCAAAAGCTTCAAGGACACGGGGATGCCAGCCTCTTCCCCAAGATGATTTTATTGAATGCACACAAAGTTCATCCTTGGGTTTGCAAAGTCCCACAAGTGAAGAGGCAGCAGTGCTCATGTGAACATGGAGCACTCACCCCAGCCCCCCAGCACAGCCAGGGGGCCTTGGGGTCCACACCCTCCTTCCCTGGGGCCACCAGCACCTCCTCTGCCCTATCCTGGATGGGGCCTGGGGGTCTGCCCAGGGAGTGAGACTGGAATCTATGCTGGAACACCTAAGTGCCCGGGAGGTGCCCCCATGGCCCAGGAGTGACATGGCTCCCCCAGCAGCCAGAGCCCATTCCTGAGCCAGACAGGTCACGGTTGACCCAGGAAGAGCCATGTGCTGGGACGGCCGCCAAGCCTCACTGACCATGTGCAGCAGTGGCGGCCTCTCAGACACAGAGGGGGCTCCCTGGGTGACATATCCAGAGACCCCCTTGTCCCCCTCAGACACCCCTGGGTAGACTGTGTCTGACCCTTCACAAATAGGAAATGAGAGCTTGGGTCGAAATGCTCACAATTTCCTGCGTGTCTCAGAtggttgttttcttaaatggTCGGGCCATACTTTAACATGGTTTATGGAAATGAATCCATTTCAAGATTCATCAAATCAATAAgggaaaaagataataaaacattCAATCTAACTTTGGTGACGTTGGCCTCAGGAGGTTCTGTGCTGGCCTGGAGctctgggcaggtggggagggactGGCTTCTAGCCCTGCTCCTGCTTCCCCGAGGCAGAGACCAAGTTTGTCCTTTCTACCTGGGCCTGGAGAAAGTAGCTCAGGGCCACTGCCTCGTTCAAACCCAGGAAGGCCAGCTGCCTTCTACATCAGTCTGAGGCATTCAGCTTGACCTTCGAGTGGCAACCTGGGTCGCAGCTTTGCCCACAAAGCCCCAGATGACAAGAGGAGCTCCAGATAAGAGGCCGAGCCCCAGCTTTGACAGCGAGAGAACCTGGAGCTATCAGCGTGCCAGAGCTGGACGAGGGCTGGGGGCTCCTCCCAAAATACTCAGATGGAGGTTCCCTTTTCCTTCTATAAATCAAGGTGGCTGGAGCTGCGTATCACAAGGCAGCCCAAGACCCCCTGGTCCCCAGATCCTCCCAGGTCAGAATCAACTGAAGTTTTGGGGTGAAGACACAGGAAAGAACGTGTGTGTATATTGCTAGAAACAGTCCGGAAGTGCCCCACCAGGTAAATCCTCCAGCCCAGGAGGAGTCCTAACTTCCACCCCAAGCCGCCTGTGTCTCGTGCAGATGAGCTCAAACTGGAGGGTAACCCTGTCACCTGTGTCCAAGGAGGTGGGCGTGCAGGGCCTGGCTGTGGAGGAGACAGGAGAGCTGGGCTCAGAGGAGAGGCCTGCGGAGCCTCTCGGGACACTTCCAGGGGGAAGGTGGGTAGGACTCAGTCTGGAGCAATCATTGGCCCAGCTGACCTCTTTAGTGCAAAACCCAATCAAGGGTGCCGAGGAGGGGCAACCGCGGGGTGGGAGGGGCACTCAGGAACTGGGGTGATTCCCAGGCTGGAACTGGTGCCATTCCCCAGGGCCAGACCTCAGAGATGGGCAgtgtggaggggaggagggggcagcAGAGAGGGGTCCCATCCCTTCCCACCAGCAGAACCTGGGCAGAGAGAGAGTGGCGGGGGAGCCTTGGAACCGCAGCAGTGGACGGACCCTCGGGCCTCAGTGCATCCCCCACCCTCAGGGCCCGGCTCACTCGAAGGTCTCCCACTGCTTCCTGAGCTGCTCCACCGAGTCTGGGGCCGGGGCCGGACTCGGGCTCACGTCTTGCTTGGTTTTCTGTAACAAATCCTCAAAGGGGTCTCTGGCCTGTTGAGGAGCAGAGGGCTGCAGTGTTGGCTCCAGGCCTTGggggggcctgggaggcagaagcggggGGTCTCCAGGCCTCAGGGCCAGCCCCTGCTTGGCCTCAGCAGCCCTGGCACTTGAGCGGGCCAGGGGCAACGTTCGGATCCTCGACGGGGcaactgctgggggacccagcggCTGTAAGGGGCTCGTGTGGGTGCCCATGGGCATCTGGCCAAAGAGATTGGGCATGGAGAGGGCGGAGAGGTTGGGCTGAGACCTGTGAGGGGCACAGAAGCCAGCGCTGGACAGCAGGAGGCCGGACACAAAAGCCGGTCCCAGGGAAGCTGGAGGGGCCCCGAAAGGCCCGGCTGGTGTGGAGACcaggggcagggtgggtggggcTGCTGGCATGGATGGGACAAACGGGTTGAGTGGTGGCTGTGGGAATGGGGTGGGTGTCCCCGCAGGGGGGAAGCTGAATTGGGGGGTGAATGGGGTGGCTACATTTGGAGTGGCGGGGCGTGGCGGGAGGGTGCTGCCTGACCAGGCTGTGCTGAGCGGGTCCAGGAGGGCGAGCAGGGCGTCACTGCTCGTGCCTGCAGCCCCGGGGCCGGGGCTGAGCGGCTGGAGCAGTTCAGTGGGGCCTTGGGGGACAACACCAGGGAGGAGCCCTGGACTCAGGGCAGCTTGCCTGTCCTGATCCGTCTGCAGCCGCTCTGAGAAGTCACCAAGTGCGGCGCCGGCAGCCTGGAGCTTGGCCGGGCGGGGAATGGGTGGTGGAGGCACGATGCCCAGCTCTGGGGTCTTCCTGCCTTGGGGCCGGGGAATGGTGATGCTGCCCAGAGTAGGGGTGGGCACCTCCTCCTTGTCACTGGGGTTCAGGATGCTGTCCCGGTTCTGGGGCCTTCGAGGCAGTGCCAGGGAGTTCCCGAGCAGGGCCGAGGGCTTTTCAGGGGAGGCAGCTGGGGGCTTGCTGGGGATGGCCATGTCATCCTGGCCCAGGCTCCAGAGCTTGTTGTATGGGTGGGTAAGCTTCAAGGCCACTGTCACCCCGCGGCTCCTCTCACTCCCGCCCAGGTCCAGCCTCTgttgggagggaaggagggaggcagtgaCCACAGGCTGAGTTGGGACATATGTGTGCCCATTCCCACACCACTCCTGTGTGCTCAACGTGTGCTGGGCCTAGGTGTGTGGCTGATCAGCTCCTCGGACTTGGAACAGCTGGGGGCTCCCCCAGGTTACCAGCAGAGGACCCAGGTATGCTGGACTCCAAGCCTGTGCTCCGGGAACTCAAAAGAAAGCTCTCATCCCTTTACGCCACTGGTGGTTGCCAAGGAGTTTTAGGAAAGTGACTCCAGCTACCGGCTGGccctttttactttttagatcGCAGGCACCCGCAATCACCTGTAAGCCCAGGAGGGCGAGTGAGACTCAAGGCCTGATAGAAGGCACCTTGGctggggagaaaggaggaggccAAGCtggagtcctggctctgccacttgcaaGCCACACGGCCTGGGCGCCAGTCCCTTTCTCCTGGCCCAGGTCCTCGTTCCCAGCAGGGAACACTCATGAATGACTGGAGCTCTGTGAACCCCACAGTGTGACCCAGTGATGCAAAGTCAGAAGTCCCCACTTGCAAGTGAGGAAACTCAGGCACCAAGAGGGGATGTGATGGATTGGACGTCACAATGGGAATTACACACTGATTTGCATTCATAATGCAGAACCAAGAACTTTCATCCACAGGCTCTGCCAAGGAGCCCTGGCAGGGATGGACGCAATCCCAGTTCCAGCAGGGGCTGCAGCCCTGCCTGGGGGTGCGAGGAGAGTGGCTGGCAGCACCCTCCCCCGCGTCTGATGCACACACAGAGTGGGGCAAGTTTCCATTGGGCTCTAGCATCTTCTCCTACCATCACTGTTAGGGTGGTGTGGGCCCCGGCACCCTAGGAGGTGTTTACAGTCACACTGACCCTGAGCACTGGCTGAGGGCCTTGGAAAGTCACTGTTTCTCCCTTAGTCTCTTCCACTGTCACATGGGGGTCCCACCTCGTGTGCGGACAGTGCTGGCCCCCGGCAGATATCCTCCCTTACCCATGCCATACCTGATAGTCAAAGGTCCCTGGCTGCTCCCTCAGGTCTTTGGGGGCACGAAGGTCCTCCAAGCTCTTGGCCTGGCCCAGGGGCTGCAGTGCAGCCTCCATGTCCAGGTTGTTGAAGACATCTTCCAGAAGGTCGATGCTGGCAGCCCGGTCAGGGGGAGCTGGGACAGGGCCTGTGGGCTTCCGCACTTGCTGCTCTGGACTCTCTGCCTCGTCGCCTTCTGCACTGTCTGACTCCTTGAGTGTCCGATATGGCTGCGGCCTGTGGGGGACAGAGCAGGCTGGACTCTCCCACCCAGGCCTTCAGGGGAGGAGCAAGCGGCCTCCAGCCCAAGCACATTGAGGGCTTGAGGGGTGCACGCAGGAGCCTGCAGGACAGGAGAGTGTCCTGGGGTCTCCGTGAGGGCAGGAGTCTGGGAGGCTGCGAGGGTGCAAGCTGGGCATGCCGACGGGCCTGGGGCTGTGAACTGGGGCAACTCGCTTTGGCTCTCACTTGCACTGAGGGGACCCATTTAGTGCCCCCCAAACTACAGGTCCTTTCATAAAACTGGCTAGTGGGCTTGTGAGCCATTCAGACAAGGTGTGAGGAACAGACAGGACTGGAAGTGGGCTCACAGGCCGGCAGTCATGCTCCTCTTGCTCCCGCCCTGCTCTGCTGTTTGTTTGGTGGCCTAGGCACAGCCACAGTCAGGTTCTGTGAACAGCTCACGGGGAACTGAGCTGGGGAAGCTCTCCAGGGGAACTGTCTGGGCCTGAGCTTGCCCTGCTAACCTTGGTTCCACCTCTGGTCATGCTATTTCTTGCTGTGGGACCTTTGGCAGGTCACTTAACTCTGAGCCTCCGGCGCtcagatggtggtggtggttacatgagcAAATGCGGTGCCCGGCACACAGCAGAGACACGCAGAGGTTGGTTACAGCATCCATCGCCCACCAGTGAGCATGGCTGTCACACAGGCTCTTCTGCTAACAGCTTTCTATGCTTTTACACATCAAAACCTTGCAgtcattggctgggcacagtggctcacgcctgtaatcctagcacttcgggagaccgaggcgggcagatcacttgaggtcaggagttcgagaccagcctggccaacatggtgaaaccctgtctctactaaaaacacaaaaatttgcggggtgtggtggtgcgtgcctgtagtctcagctactctggtggcataggcatgggaattgcttgaacctgggaggttgaggttgcagtgacccaagatcacaacactgcgctccagcctaggcgaccgagcgagaccctgtctcaaaacaaaaaagcaaaaaacaaaacaaaacaaaaaaaccccacaccaCTACTTTGCAGCTGATCCAAGTATAGGTAAAAAAAAGGGTTCCACTTGCCTTCCCTTCCCATGGACCTGAGTCCCAGGGCACCACTGTATAGATGGAGAGGCAACGCCTGGGTCAACCCTGACCTCTAGTGGAGCCCCAGTGGGAACTGCATCccgccttttttatttttttattttttattttatttttgagacggagtttcactcttgtctcccaggctggagtgcaatggcacaatctcggctcactgcaacctccgcctcccaggttcaagcaattctcttgccttagcctcctgagtagctggaattacaggcacccgccttttgcccggctaattttttgtatttttagtagagacagggtttcactatgttggccaggctggtcttgatctcctgacctcgtgatccgctcgcctcagcctcccaaagtgctgagattacaggtgtgagccattgcgcctggccacatCTCGCCTCTTCTAACCCCAACTATGGGGCTGGTGGTGGCCCTATGTCAGGCGGAGATGGTGCCCATGGCACTGGTAAAGTGGGGGAAGGGCACCACCTGGCGGTCAAGGGTAGGATCACAGTGAAGGCACCAGGGTGGGGACATGGGAGGGCTCATCAAACAGTCCCAGTGACGGGCAGGGACTCCATCATGCACTCTCTCGCTGAAGCAATGCAAGCAGGCCAGGAAGTCGGACTTACACACCCACTTTATGGATGAGGAATGaagctcagagatgttaaataactcACCTATGTCACACAGCACCCGCAAGAGGTGGAAATGGAAGCCAAGCTTGAGAGGCTTCAAATGTCCCTCACTCACCCTGACCAAGGAATTAGAGACCCTTTAATCAAGATGAGCACAATGAAAGGCTTAAAGTCAGTCAGTGTGCTTCTGGAACTTAAGGAAATAGTGTTCTTTTGAGCCCATTTTGAGTTAGGATGGGCCAGTTtcttttcaaacacacacacaaaggcctGTACTGACCTCTGAGGTCATGGGCTAAGGAAGCGAGCCCTCgtcattatttaaataattaaggcATCAGTTAGTTCAGAGAGGATACGATGGAGCTGGGCCTTGGACTTGACCTGGTGGACTCCTGGCTGGGAGCAGGGTTCCTTTTCCCAAAAGACGTTTTAAGTTGACACATAGAGGAACATTTCTTATGCTAAAGGTTCTATTTTTGTTCTAATTGGCAACAGAAATAATAACTAATACATTAAGCCTATATCATAGATAGTATTGCTTAGGAGaaggctaattttaaaatcttttgaaaaatagaaacaaagatttGATATACAGCAAAAGTGACGTGTGATGCTTGGATGACACCAGCTTAGGccactactttctttcttttttttttttttttaaggcagagtctcattctgtcacccaggttggagtacagcagtgtgatctcggctcactgcaacctccgcctcccgggttcaagtgattctcgtgcctcagcctcctgagtagctgggattacaggtgtgagccaccatgctcagctaatttttgtatctttaaagtAGTGAcatggtttcaccacgttggccaggctggtctcgaactcctggcctcaagtgatccgcccgcctcagcctcccaaagtgctgggattacaggtgtgagccactgcgcttggcaaGGCTACTACTTTCTAAGTGAGGACACTGGGAGGGGAGTGACTTGTCTGGGTCCCCAGTGACCTGGTGGCAGGAAAGGGTCAGGACCCTCTGACCCTGTGGGGTCGATGACAGGGGGCTGAGCAGCCTGGGGTTTATAAGGTCCCCAGAGGAACCCACAGGCCATCCCAGGTGGAGGTACCTGATGCTGGGGTTTGGGAACAGGAAGAGGGTGCAGGGGAcatgagggagagggagggaaaggcaTCTCCTCTTCTGTGCAGTGACCAAAACGATTAACGTGCCCCCTGGAAGGTTGCTGTGGTCACTGCAGGCATCCCGCAAAGGGCAGTTTCCATTCCCTTAAAGGCTCCCATTAAAAACACACAACCGTGTTAACAAGGGCAAACAGACAAAAGCTGCCTCTCTGCTCAATCCCAGCTCTGAAACACTTGTGGGTGGAGGGGCAAGAACCGGTAAAGAAAGGAGGGCGACAGCAGCTTAATTTTAGGGGTGGCTGGATGGTGggtgaaacttttaaaaatcactacttGTAATTGGTATGAGGTTTAGGCTATAAATAATAAggattaaattatctttaaaaagtcaggcagatgagaacacttggatggGCTGGCATTTAACATACACATTTCATAGGAGGaacgttttcttttttaacttaaactCTGACTCCCATCTCCACGGCTTTCCAAGACGTGCTGAGATAAAGAAGGACTTGGAGATCAACAACCAGGCTAATTGTAGTCACCAGTTCCACTAGCAGTCAAGCACATTTCATCTCTAAGGGGACCAATGCTCGCGTATCGCCCTGTCACCTCACTCTATTGTCACAGCCTCTGTGGAGCTGGCAGAACAGATGCCCTGAGAGGTGGCACACAGAGGTGGCGTCCACCCTGCATGTTGGCACTGGGGCACTGGCAGGCAGCAGCTACAGACACCCTCCCCCCGACACAAAGGCAAGCAGCACCAGCCCCCCTGCTTTCCCCATGCAGCCCCGCAGAGTCACCAAGCCGAGCTCAGGGaagtggaagaaggaaggagagaccaTTCAAAGGGAGCGGAGAAGAAAAAGCTCTCGGTGAAGCCAGAGCTCGGGCCCTCTTCCCGCTGGCATTCATCGTCAGAGGAGTCTTCGGAGAGGAAGACCGCATAGTGTCGCAAGGGCTTTACCAGGCTGGGGCAGAGGAAGACAAAAGAGAAGAGAACAGGCAGTTAGGGGCGCCCTCAGAACTTCACATGCAGGCAGGAAGCAGGCCTCTGGGCTccatgcctggccctgcctccccGTGCCAGTCTGGGATGGGGGCTCCCAGGAGAGGAAGCTCGTTCCAGATAGAAAAGAAACTAAATTTGCCATGTGTCCAGAGCCTTAAACTCATGATCCATCACACaggacccagtaattccacttccaTTTGGTTAACCCTCAAAGTTGGCAAAGAATCATACCGGAAGATGGTCATCACTGCTGTTTATAATATTAAAACATGGAACAACCTACATTGTCAGCAACAACTAGCTGGCGCAGTGGCTGAATCTTGTCCTCCCATGAAACGAAATGTTTATGAAGACAAATTTATAGATCAGGATGCACAACTGCAATCACACCGCATTCGCTGTCATCTGCTTATGgaaaaattcatagaaaaaagactggaagggtTCATGGCTAAACGTCAATAACAGCCAGTGGAATCATGGGTGATTTCTTTCCCCTCTGCttcttatttttctgtgtcttatACATTTTCTACAATGAGCATATCTACTCCAATAATCaggaagtaataaaaaataaaaaagttaaagaaaaaagtgagcCATGCGGAAGAGCTCTCACGAGAAGGCCCTTTTCTGATTAGCGGCTGCTCTCTGGAGTTTCCCTCAGATGCCTCTTCAGAGAGTCTTTTTCATCTGTgatgtggaaattaaatattcattgttATAAAAAATGCATCTCCCTTGTCAGCCACCTGTGAGCTCTACCTCTATAAACACCAACACATACACAGCCTGGAGAAACTCCACGTCCGGCTCCCATGAATTATATACTGACCAGGGCCCACCAGAGGCCATGTGCTCAGCAGGGGTGAGCTGGAccaggcagacctgggttcaaatcccggcCCTTGTGCTGGGGAGTAGGTGTCTCTGtgcaccccaccccaccaagAGGCACTTTGAGCCTGCTTGGTGTGAGCAGACCCAGGGGTGTTCCGCACCCCTGCCCCATTCTGTGGGCTGGCTTGCTCTGAGGCGAGTGAAGTTTGGGGAGAATGTGGGGTACGGGGGCCTGGCATGGGCTACCTCCTCTCCCTTCACCCCCCCTTCTCTGCTCTGTATGCTAGAATTCTTTGGAGGTTTTATTTCAGGAAAGGGCCATGTGTCCAAAAAAAGGACATGAGAACCACAGCTAGAGGATGAGTGAGAGACAGTGGCTGTGCATGGGGACGGGGCAAGTGGCCTGTGCCTGCACTTTGCTGCAATCCGCCAGGGCTGGTgcccatcccagcactttcacaTCAGAaccctcacttcctcccagaggCTGGCCGGGCAAAGAGTTTTGTCCTCGAACTGCAGTGGAGGTTGAGGCTCAGGAGGGGAAGCCAGTAGCCCAGGGTTACACAACAGGAGGCGGCGAGTCGCAGCGCTGGGCTCTTCTCTGCTCCCAGGCTGCCTTGCTGGCTGTCAGGGGCAAGACACAACTCAGCCCTTCCTGGACTCAAGAGGGCTCTGGTCCAGGGGGCATTTTCCCGCCTCAGTGGAGAGGCCAGGAAGCCCTGACTTGCAGGAATGTCGGGGCCAGGGCACCGCCTGGCTCCTGCCACTTCCACAGCAAAGAAGACAGAGCAGAAAGGCTACCCTCCATACAGCCACCAGAGTCTCTTTCAATTACAAACCCACACTTGTCACTCTCCTGCTAAAACCTATATATCTGCCATTCTGAATTGTGCTCTTGCTGCAGTTGGTGGTATAGTGAGTAAATAAATCTGTGGAGCAAAGGGTTAGGAATAATAATGTTCAGACATTTGCAGGGACTTATTTCAAAGTGAGGGGGAGAGCCCACTCTCATTCTGCAGCACTGACTGCTCTCCTGAGCAGGTGGGCAGGCTGTGGGCTTCTGCTGAACTCTGGGGAGCTCGTGGGATGCACTGCTGAGCGGCCGTGCCGAGCTCCGAGCAGGGCAGTCTCCATGCTGTGTGTTGGCTCTGCCTACCTCTGTGGCCCTCTCCTGGCCTCCCCTGCACTGCGGCCATGCTTACCATCTCTGACCACACTGGGCCCTGGATATTCCTCCTCCCTGTCACCTTTGCTTGGAGCACTGACTGCTCTTCGGTCTTGAAGACTCAGCTCAGTGGGACTTCTATGAAGCCCACTGCAGGCTAGGAGAGCTCTCTGGCTGTGTGTCTTAGCACTTCATAGATACCATTTAACCTCTTGCCACTCCGTTTCTGAGTCAAGTTCCTCAAGGGCAGGGCCTGCcttgttcttctctttctccccagcTGGGGTAGAGCATGAATGCTGTGGAagtttgtgaatgaatgaaagccaGACTGCTTGGGGAACCCCCACTTCACCATCTTCCTGGAGCTGCACCACACTGTCCCCTTTCCCCAGACTGTGGCTGTGGCACAAAAGTGCTCCCCCTCTGGGCTCCCATCTGTTCTGAGATGCTAAGATGTGAAGAATGGGACGACGTTTGAAGGTGAGGGTGTCAGGTAGGTAGGGGCAGGCAGAAAGTGTTTAAAATGGTATCAACAAGCAGGTACTGTGCTTTATACAGGCCATTTCTACCCCTCACAAGAACCTAACAAGAAAGTGTCGCCATACTGATTTTCTTGAGGATGAAGGCTTCATGagtccacccatccatctgtccatctgtgcACCCAACGAAGAGGCACTTTGAGTCTGCTTGGTGTGAGCAGACCCAGGCTAGCTGTGCACTGGGGCATCACTGGTGAAGAGGTGGCCATGTGGCCAAGAAGTGGACAACGGGGACTGCAGCCCGCATGGTCCACCCCCAGGGCCCTCACTCTCCTGTGAGCGGGGCTCAGAGTAGACGCACATGAGGGGACACTAGCCCCTGCTCAGGCCAAATGGAGGGAGGCTCTCTAGTCGCCCTCATGTCCACCTTGGTTGCCTTTCCGACACCTATTCAAACACGGGCCCCCACCTCTGGCTCTGACAAGAGAGCACAGATCACAGCTTGACACGTTGGTACAATGCCACTCAACCTGCCAGGAATTTCCAGCTTCACCCAGGAGCGAGGAGCCTCTGTGCTGGGCTGTGCCCTGGCTTTGTTAAATCCAGCGGCCGCAGTTCAGGCCACTGTCACAATCCAGTGCCGCCCACACTGCTGTGATggtggagggggctgggggctCGCACACTGGCATGACTGTGGCGGGCGGAGGAAGAGAGGGAACGGCAGTTTCCAGCTCACGAGCCACTTTCCTTCTCCAGTTGGATGTACTGGCCGGGCCAGGCTGGTTGGGCAGTGGTTTCCACAGGAGGCCCAGCTGTCTTCAGAATATACCACCCGTCTCTTGAAAGTGGCAGGGTACATCCAAGTGAGAAGTTTGTAGTCTGATGTAGTCAGATCAGAGCTTTGTCGAGTCCAGGCCACATGGATGGCGATAACACTAGCAGTACTTACAAGCCTTGGGCAAAATGCTGTCCATACAATTTCTCATGAATTCTTTATTGCAACCCCATTTTGCAGACAAAGTAGCCAAGGCTCAGTGAGGGGAAGTCACTTGCCCGGGGTCACACAGCAGCTAAAGGTAGAGCTGGGAACCGAATGTGGATTTGCCAACTTTCAACCACTACGGGATCTTGCCTCTTCAGTTTCCTGGGTCGGAAACAACGAAATAAGAGATAGGGTGTTTCCtcttttacttttaatgaaaGGTGAGGTTTCAAAATAAACTTACTTAAATTCAGCTTCCCATGTTCTCCCATGAAACATACAGTCAGATATTTGTCAGAGATAAAGGATGAACCATCGAAAACGTCCaggcttaaattttttattagctTAAGGcagaatataaaaaaataaaaataaaaaaagcaccTTTTCCCTCATTAACCCAATTCAGCT
The nucleotide sequence above comes from Nomascus leucogenys isolate Asia chromosome 8, Asia_NLE_v1, whole genome shotgun sequence. Encoded proteins:
- the DENND1A gene encoding DENN domain-containing protein 1A isoform X1; translation: MGSRIKQNPETTFEVYVEVAYPRTGGTLSDPEVQRQFPEDYSDQEVLQTLTKFCFPFYVDSLTVSQVGQNFTFVLTDIDSKQRFGFCRLSSGAKSCFCILSYLPWFEVFYKLLNILADYTTKRQENQWNELLETLHKLPIPDPGVSVHLSVHSYFTVPDTRELPSIPENRNLTEYFVAVDVNNMLHLYASMLYERRILIICSKLSTLTACIHGSAAMLYPMYWQHVYIPVLPPHLLDYCCAPMPYLIGIHLSLMEKVRNMALDDVVILNVDTNTLETPFDDLQSLPNDVISSLKNRLKKVSTTTGDGVARAFLKAQAAFFGSYRNALKIEPEEPITFCEEAFVSHYRSGAMRQFLQNATQLQLFKQFIDGRLDLLNSGEGFSDVFEEEINMGEYAGSDKLYHQWLSTVRKGSGAILNTVKTKANPAMKTVYKFAKDHAKMGIKEVKNRLKQKDIAENGCAPTPEEQLPKTAPSPLVEAKDPKLREDRRPITVHFGQVRPPRPHVVKRPKSNIAVEGRRTSVPSPEHLVKPLRHYAVFLSEDSSDDECQREEGPSSGFTESFFFSAPFEWPQPYRTLKESDSAEGDEAESPEQQVRKPTGPVPAPPDRAASIDLLEDVFNNLDMEAALQPLGQAKSLEDLRAPKDLREQPGTFDYQRLDLGGSERSRGVTVALKLTHPYNKLWSLGQDDMAIPSKPPAASPEKPSALLGNSLALPRRPQNRDSILNPSDKEEVPTPTLGSITIPRPQGRKTPELGIVPPPPIPRPAKLQAAGAALGDFSERLQTDQDRQAALSPGLLPGVVPQGPTELLQPLSPGPGAAGTSSDALLALLDPLSTAWSGSTLPPRPATPNVATPFTPQFSFPPAGTPTPFPQPPLNPFVPSMPAAPPTLPLVSTPAGPFGAPPASLGPAFVSGLLLSSAGFCAPHRSQPNLSALSMPNLFGQMPMGTHTSPLQPLGPPAVAPSRIRTLPLARSSARAAEAKQGLALRPGDPPLLPPRPPQGLEPTLQPSAPQQARDPFEDLLQKTKQDVSPSPAPAPDSVEQLRKQWETFE
- the DENND1A gene encoding DENN domain-containing protein 1A isoform X3, encoding MLHLYASMLYERRILIICSKLSTLTACIHGSAAMLYPMYWQHVYIPVLPPHLLDYCCAPMPYLIGIHLSLMEKVRNMALDDVVILNVDTNTLETPFDDLQSLPNDVISSLKNRLKKVSTTTGDGVARAFLKAQAAFFGSYRNALKIEPEEPITFCEEAFVSHYRSGAMRQFLQNATQLQLFKQFIDGRLDLLNSGEGFSDVFEEEINMGEYAGSDKLYHQWLSTVRKGSGAILNTVKTKANPAMKTVYKFAKDHAKMGIKEVKNRLKQKDIAENGCAPTPEEQLPKTAPSPLVEAKDPKLREDRRPITVHFGQVRPPRPHVVKRPKSNIAVEGRRTSVPSPEHLVKPLRHYAVFLSEDSSDDECQREEGPSSGFTESFFFSAPFEWPQPYRTLKESDSAEGDEAESPEQQVRKPTGPVPAPPDRAASIDLLEDVFNNLDMEAALQPLGQAKSLEDLRAPKDLREQPGTFDYQRLDLGGSERSRGVTVALKLTHPYNKLWSLGQDDMAIPSKPPAASPEKPSALLGNSLALPRRPQNRDSILNPSDKEEVPTPTLGSITIPRPQGRKTPELGIVPPPPIPRPAKLQAAGAALGDFSERLQTDQDRQAALSPGLLPGVVPQGPTELLQPLSPGPGAAGTSSDALLALLDPLSTAWSGSTLPPRPATPNVATPFTPQFSFPPAGTPTPFPQPPLNPFVPSMPAAPPTLPLVSTPAGPFGAPPASLGPAFVSGLLLSSAGFCAPHRSQPNLSALSMPNLFGQMPMGTHTSPLQPLGPPAVAPSRIRTLPLARSSARAAEAKQGLALRPGDPPLLPPRPPQGLEPTLQPSAPQQARDPFEDLLQKTKQDVSPSPAPAPDSVEQLRKQWETFE